A stretch of the uncultured Trichococcus sp. genome encodes the following:
- a CDS encoding phage holin family protein, translated as MGFWKKAAVNSLVFIALAYFMAPSFYVHSLWTAFWASIVLGIVNFLIKPVLSILSFPITILTFGLFSLVINGFMLYLTSWLVGPGFHFTSYGTAFLVALIMSVVHMFLSREDAH; from the coding sequence ATGGGATTCTGGAAGAAAGCGGCCGTCAATTCGCTAGTGTTCATCGCTTTGGCTTATTTCATGGCACCGTCATTCTATGTGCATAGCCTATGGACGGCATTTTGGGCCAGCATTGTCTTAGGTATCGTCAATTTTCTGATCAAACCGGTGCTTTCGATCCTCTCGTTCCCGATCACGATTCTTACGTTCGGCTTGTTCAGCCTGGTCATCAATGGCTTCATGCTGTATCTGACTTCTTGGTTGGTGGGACCCGGATTCCACTTCACGAGCTACGGCACGGCATTCCTTGTGGCTCTGATCATGTCGGTCGTGCATATGTTCCTGAGCAGGGAAGACGCGCATTAA
- a CDS encoding PspC domain-containing protein, which produces MKKLTKSATDRQVSGVLGGIAEYFGIDSTIVRVIFLIAVFAGVGSPVLLYILMAILMPEPGQSGNGQSFGGTYGSSSSRRSSDASRPVKEAKPVDKKEEDDWSDF; this is translated from the coding sequence ATGAAAAAATTAACCAAATCTGCTACAGACAGACAAGTCAGCGGTGTTCTGGGAGGCATTGCCGAATACTTCGGCATCGACTCGACGATTGTGCGTGTGATCTTTCTGATTGCCGTCTTTGCGGGAGTCGGATCGCCCGTATTGCTGTATATCCTGATGGCGATACTGATGCCTGAACCGGGTCAAAGCGGCAACGGACAATCATTCGGCGGAACCTACGGGTCTTCATCCTCCCGCCGCAGTTCTGACGCTTCAAGACCAGTAAAGGAAGCAAAACCAGTGGATAAAAAAGAAGAGGACGACTGGAGTGATTTCTGA
- a CDS encoding phospho-sugar mutase (catalyzes the interconversion of alpha-D-glucose 1-phosphate to alpha-D-glucose 6-phosphate): MSYQETIEQWNNFALLEPKLKEELKSLEGKEEALKDAFFAPLEFGTAGMRGILGVGINRMNIYTVRQATEGLARLMEAKGEEEKKRGVAIAYDSRHQSPEFAMEAAKTLGAHGIPAFVFESLRPTPELSFAVRHLNALTGIMITASHNPADYNGYKVYGDDGGQMPPADADALTDYVRAIENPLTIQVGDEAELKAAGLIKMLGEEVDAAYLELVKTVTVDPALVHEMSKEMKLVFTPLHGTGQMLGERALKNAGFEGIHLVPEQAVADPNFSTVKSPNPEEAGAFEYAIKLGTELDADILVATDPDADRLGAAVRKAKGEYVVLTGNQIASLMLDYLLRAKKAAGTLPANGTALKSIVSSELPTAIAKSYGADMVDVLTGFKFIAEKIKQYEEDHSKEFLFGFEESYGYLAKPFVRDKDAIQALVLIAEVAAYYKKKGQTLYDGLVEIFETHGYYKEQTISVTMSGITGAEKIKALMAKFRAEAPADFAGIAVSITEDFGNSTKTFPDGSTEIIDMPSSNVLKYFLEDGSWIAIRPSGTEPKIKFYIGAKAESQSAVDEKVAAFEASIRSLTAE, encoded by the coding sequence ATGTCTTATCAAGAAACCATCGAACAATGGAATAATTTTGCCTTATTAGAACCTAAATTAAAAGAAGAATTAAAGTCTTTGGAGGGAAAGGAAGAAGCGCTTAAAGATGCTTTTTTTGCTCCGCTGGAATTCGGTACTGCCGGGATGCGGGGTATCCTGGGAGTCGGCATCAACCGGATGAACATTTATACAGTGCGCCAAGCGACCGAAGGCTTGGCTCGTTTGATGGAAGCAAAAGGTGAGGAAGAGAAGAAACGCGGCGTTGCAATCGCCTATGATTCCAGACACCAATCTCCGGAGTTCGCCATGGAGGCAGCCAAGACATTGGGTGCGCACGGCATTCCGGCCTTCGTTTTTGAAAGTCTGCGCCCAACGCCCGAGTTGTCCTTTGCGGTAAGACATTTGAATGCGCTAACGGGCATCATGATCACAGCGAGCCATAACCCCGCTGATTACAACGGCTACAAAGTCTACGGGGATGATGGCGGCCAGATGCCTCCTGCCGATGCGGACGCTTTGACCGATTATGTAAGAGCGATCGAAAATCCGCTGACTATCCAAGTGGGCGACGAAGCAGAGTTGAAAGCAGCCGGCTTGATCAAGATGCTTGGGGAAGAAGTCGACGCGGCTTACCTTGAACTTGTCAAAACAGTGACTGTCGATCCCGCCCTTGTCCACGAAATGAGTAAAGAGATGAAATTGGTCTTCACGCCGTTGCATGGGACTGGCCAGATGCTGGGCGAGCGCGCCTTGAAGAATGCTGGTTTTGAAGGCATCCATCTTGTTCCGGAACAGGCTGTAGCCGATCCGAACTTCTCCACCGTAAAATCACCGAATCCGGAAGAAGCGGGCGCATTCGAATACGCCATCAAACTGGGGACGGAACTGGATGCCGACATTTTGGTCGCGACCGATCCTGATGCTGACCGCTTGGGTGCAGCCGTCCGCAAAGCAAAAGGCGAGTATGTTGTCCTTACCGGTAACCAGATCGCTTCATTGATGCTGGATTACTTGTTGCGCGCCAAAAAAGCGGCAGGCACATTGCCTGCAAACGGTACAGCCCTTAAATCGATCGTATCCAGCGAGTTGCCGACAGCAATCGCGAAATCTTACGGTGCGGATATGGTGGATGTCCTGACCGGATTCAAATTCATCGCAGAAAAAATCAAGCAATACGAAGAAGACCACAGCAAGGAATTCTTGTTTGGCTTTGAGGAAAGCTACGGTTATCTGGCAAAACCGTTCGTACGCGATAAAGACGCTATCCAGGCCCTCGTGTTGATTGCTGAAGTAGCGGCTTACTACAAGAAAAAAGGCCAAACGCTGTACGACGGCCTGGTCGAAATTTTCGAAACGCACGGCTATTATAAGGAACAGACGATTTCCGTCACGATGTCCGGCATCACCGGAGCAGAAAAAATCAAAGCGCTGATGGCTAAATTCCGTGCGGAAGCACCGGCGGACTTCGCGGGCATTGCCGTATCGATCACGGAAGACTTCGGCAACTCTACGAAGACATTCCCTGATGGTTCCACTGAAATCATCGATATGCCGAGTTCGAATGTGCTGAAATACTTCCTGGAAGACGGCAGCTGGATCGCCATCCGTCCAAGCGGAACAGAACCAAAAATCAAATTC
- a CDS encoding HAD-IA family hydrolase — protein sequence MNFKTVLFDFDGTIADTNQLISESHFVVMEENFPGRFKKEEMAQFNGPSLEEIYGNLDPVRQDELVSRYREVMLEKHDDMIGLFPGIKEVLENLKQEGLRLGVVSTKRSDVLKRGVAILGITDYFDTIIGSGDFSHPKPDPESLFLGMEHLDAEQETTAMVGDNHHDIVAGNNAGVTSIFVGWSEKTTAFIQPYRPTKIVKDPQELEEYILSGVRV from the coding sequence ATGAATTTTAAAACGGTTTTATTTGATTTTGACGGCACAATCGCCGACACGAACCAGCTCATCAGTGAAAGTCACTTTGTCGTCATGGAGGAAAATTTTCCTGGCCGGTTCAAAAAAGAGGAAATGGCCCAATTCAACGGTCCCAGTTTAGAGGAAATATACGGGAATCTTGATCCAGTTCGACAGGATGAACTGGTTTCCCGCTACAGGGAGGTCATGTTGGAGAAGCATGATGATATGATAGGACTGTTCCCGGGTATCAAAGAAGTGCTGGAGAACCTCAAGCAAGAGGGGCTCCGTTTGGGTGTCGTTTCGACGAAGCGCAGCGATGTGCTGAAACGCGGAGTAGCGATCCTGGGAATCACGGATTACTTTGACACCATTATCGGATCAGGTGATTTTTCGCATCCGAAACCCGATCCGGAATCACTTTTCTTGGGGATGGAACATCTGGATGCCGAGCAGGAAACAACCGCAATGGTCGGCGACAATCACCACGACATAGTCGCAGGCAATAATGCGGGCGTCACAAGCATTTTCGTGGGTTGGTCCGAAAAAACGACAGCCTTCATCCAGCCATATCGGCCAACAAAAATAGTCAAGGATCCACAGGAACTGGAAGAATACATTCTTTCCGGCGTGAGAGTTTAA
- the hprK gene encoding HPr(Ser) kinase/phosphatase: MANTVTVKELVDSSGYIVLSGEEFLGNKITTSEISRPGVELTGFFNFYPSARIQLLGKTELTFIERMTAEERLIVMRRLCSKETPCFVIGRKLQAPAELTKAAQEAGIPILSAQSRTTRVSSNITNFLEGKLAERVSMHGVFVDVFGMGVMITGDSGVGKSETALELIQKGHRLVADDRVDLYQHDENTLIGEAPGILRHLIEIRGIGIIDVMTLFGAGAVKQANEVNLIVNLELWGKDKKFERLGSTEEIVDILDVGIPKITIPVKTGRNLAIIIEVAAMNFRAKTMGYNAAETFERNLETLIKENTQKDE, from the coding sequence ATGGCGAATACAGTCACTGTAAAGGAATTAGTGGATTCTTCAGGTTATATTGTACTGAGCGGAGAAGAATTTTTGGGCAACAAGATCACGACCAGCGAAATCTCCAGACCCGGTGTTGAGTTGACCGGTTTCTTTAATTTTTACCCGTCGGCCCGCATTCAGTTGTTGGGGAAAACGGAACTGACTTTTATCGAGCGGATGACCGCCGAAGAGCGCCTGATCGTCATGAGACGCCTTTGCAGCAAAGAAACGCCTTGCTTCGTTATCGGACGCAAACTGCAGGCGCCCGCAGAATTGACGAAAGCCGCACAGGAAGCCGGTATACCGATTCTTTCGGCGCAATCCAGAACGACAAGAGTTTCCAGTAACATCACCAATTTTCTTGAGGGCAAGTTGGCGGAACGGGTTTCGATGCACGGGGTTTTCGTGGATGTTTTTGGAATGGGCGTCATGATCACAGGGGACAGCGGTGTCGGGAAGTCGGAAACGGCTTTGGAATTGATCCAAAAAGGCCACCGTCTGGTCGCTGACGATCGTGTCGACTTGTATCAGCACGATGAGAATACGCTGATCGGTGAGGCGCCGGGTATCCTTCGCCATTTGATCGAAATCCGCGGAATCGGCATCATTGATGTGATGACGCTGTTCGGGGCCGGTGCGGTCAAGCAGGCGAACGAAGTCAATCTGATCGTTAACCTGGAACTTTGGGGCAAAGACAAAAAGTTTGAACGTCTGGGCAGCACAGAAGAGATTGTGGATATTCTGGATGTCGGCATTCCTAAAATCACTATTCCGGTGAAAACCGGGCGAAACCTGGCCATCATCATCGAAGTGGCGGCCATGAATTTCCGTGCGAAAACAATGGGTTATAATGCTGCTGAAACTTTCGAAAGAAATTTGGAAACTTTGATAAAAGAGAATACCCAAAAAGATGAATAA
- a CDS encoding NAD(P)H-dependent glycerol-3-phosphate dehydrogenase, translated as MRQKVAVLGAGSWGTALSMVLDENGHEVRLWGNDPQQIKEINEQHTNEHYLPGAKLSEAIVGYTNLKAAIEDADALLFVLPTKAIRLVAKEVASLLDGQTRPHLIHASKGLEQDTHKRISVIIQEEIPAEKYESLVVLSGPSHAEEVAKKDITTITAASENEEDAGYVQKLFMNPYFRVYRNTDVIGVELGAALKNIIAVGAGALHGLGYGDNAKAALMTRGLAEISRLGTAFGADPMTFFGLSGVGDLIVTGTSRHSRNWRAGDLIGKGHDLDEVLNNMGMVVEGVATTKAAYELAQEKGIEMPITEAIYKVLYEKVDVKQAIEELMLREGKAEQSSQNVEKGSQSI; from the coding sequence ATGAGACAAAAAGTCGCCGTATTGGGGGCAGGGTCTTGGGGAACAGCCTTATCCATGGTATTGGATGAAAATGGCCATGAAGTCCGCCTTTGGGGGAACGACCCGCAGCAAATCAAAGAAATCAATGAACAGCATACGAATGAGCATTACTTACCTGGTGCCAAGCTGAGTGAAGCGATTGTGGGCTATACAAATTTGAAGGCCGCTATAGAAGACGCTGATGCGCTCTTGTTCGTTCTTCCGACAAAAGCGATCCGTTTGGTCGCAAAAGAAGTTGCATCGCTATTGGACGGCCAGACGAGGCCGCATCTGATCCATGCCAGCAAAGGTTTGGAACAGGATACTCATAAACGGATTTCCGTCATCATCCAGGAAGAGATTCCGGCAGAAAAATACGAAAGCCTGGTCGTCCTTTCCGGACCAAGTCATGCGGAGGAAGTTGCGAAAAAGGACATCACAACGATCACTGCTGCATCCGAGAACGAAGAGGATGCAGGTTATGTGCAAAAACTGTTCATGAATCCCTATTTCCGGGTATACCGGAACACGGATGTCATCGGGGTTGAGTTGGGTGCTGCTTTGAAAAACATTATTGCGGTGGGTGCAGGAGCGCTCCACGGATTGGGCTATGGCGATAATGCGAAAGCGGCTCTGATGACACGCGGGTTGGCGGAAATAAGTCGACTCGGTACAGCCTTTGGAGCCGATCCAATGACCTTCTTCGGTTTGAGCGGAGTAGGCGATCTGATCGTGACCGGCACCAGCCGTCATTCGCGGAACTGGCGAGCGGGGGATCTGATCGGGAAAGGCCATGACTTGGATGAAGTACTGAACAATATGGGAATGGTCGTTGAAGGCGTAGCGACAACAAAAGCGGCTTACGAATTGGCGCAAGAAAAAGGCATCGAAATGCCGATCACGGAAGCCATCTATAAAGTGTTGTACGAGAAAGTCGATGTCAAACAAGCAATCGAGGAATTGATGCTGCGCGAAGGCAAAGCAGAGCAATCTTCTCAAAATGTGGAAAAGGGGAGCCAGTCAATATGA
- the lgt gene encoding prolipoprotein diacylglyceryl transferase: MNNFIAALNPVAFSFGGLEIRWYGVIIAAGILIAMTLATKEADKKGLDPDFIVDMMFWTIPIGIIGARIYYVLFELDYYLQNPGEIIQVWNGGIAIYGALIAGILTIYWYTKRKGISFALTMDILAPAVLIAQSIGRWGNFMNQEAHGEEVSRAFLESLFLPEFIVEQMNINGVYYHPTFLYESLWSLAGFLLILFLRRKEQLLRVGEVMFTYVMWYSFGRFFIEGMRTDSLYLFGPIRVSQALSILLFLGAMMFWAYRRRNNYPPDPYYTNITRKEA; the protein is encoded by the coding sequence ATGAATAATTTTATAGCCGCATTGAACCCCGTCGCATTTTCGTTCGGCGGGTTGGAAATCCGTTGGTACGGTGTCATCATCGCGGCAGGCATCCTTATTGCCATGACATTGGCTACGAAAGAGGCCGACAAAAAAGGTCTCGATCCGGATTTCATTGTTGATATGATGTTCTGGACGATACCGATCGGGATTATCGGTGCCCGCATTTACTATGTATTGTTTGAATTGGATTATTATTTGCAGAACCCAGGTGAAATCATTCAGGTCTGGAATGGTGGCATCGCCATTTACGGGGCGTTGATCGCCGGTATTTTGACGATCTATTGGTACACAAAACGAAAAGGGATTTCCTTTGCGTTGACGATGGATATTTTGGCACCCGCAGTCCTGATTGCGCAATCCATCGGCAGATGGGGGAATTTCATGAACCAGGAAGCGCATGGTGAGGAAGTCAGCCGCGCCTTTTTGGAGAGCTTGTTCCTGCCGGAATTCATCGTTGAACAGATGAATATCAATGGGGTGTACTACCACCCGACCTTCTTGTACGAATCACTTTGGTCGTTGGCCGGCTTTTTGCTGATCCTGTTTCTGCGCAGAAAAGAACAGCTGTTGCGGGTCGGTGAAGTGATGTTCACTTACGTCATGTGGTACTCGTTCGGTCGCTTCTTCATTGAAGGCATGCGCACGGACAGCCTGTATCTTTTCGGTCCGATCAGGGTGTCACAGGCTCTGTCCATCCTGCTTTTCCTCGGAGCGATGATGTTCTGGGCTTACAGACGCAGAAATAATTACCCACCCGATCCCTATTACACGAACATCACCAGAAAGGAAGCATAG
- the trxB gene encoding thioredoxin-disulfide reductase, with translation MEQTEKIYDVIVIGAGPGGMTAALYASRSNLSTLMLERGIPGGEMNNTAEVENYPGFKSILGPELSERMYESSMQFGAEHAYGDVKRIIVDGDYRIVEAGKKSYKTRAVIIATGSHHRKLGIPGEDQYNGRGVSYCAVCDGAFFKGKKLAVVGGGDSAVEEGIYLTQFADVNIVHRRDEFRAQKIIQNRAFKNEKISITWDSVVEEIKGDGQKVTGVVIRNKNTNEIQEKAVDGVFIYVGILPQSDAFLDLGITDEEGWIITNEHMETAIPGIFAIGDVRQKLLRQITTAVGDGGEAGNRAFAYIEDLHDRLAAAEAAAETVD, from the coding sequence ATGGAACAAACTGAAAAGATTTATGATGTCATCGTCATCGGAGCGGGGCCAGGAGGGATGACAGCAGCCCTTTACGCATCGCGATCCAATCTGAGTACCTTGATGCTGGAACGCGGCATCCCGGGCGGAGAGATGAACAATACTGCCGAGGTGGAAAATTATCCTGGCTTCAAATCGATATTGGGTCCGGAGTTGTCTGAAAGGATGTACGAAAGCTCCATGCAATTTGGGGCCGAGCATGCATATGGAGATGTGAAGCGCATCATCGTGGATGGGGATTACCGCATCGTCGAAGCAGGCAAAAAATCCTACAAAACACGCGCCGTCATAATCGCGACCGGTTCCCACCACCGAAAATTGGGCATTCCCGGAGAGGATCAGTACAACGGACGCGGCGTTTCCTATTGTGCCGTCTGTGATGGGGCATTCTTCAAAGGCAAAAAACTGGCAGTGGTCGGCGGTGGAGATTCTGCGGTGGAGGAAGGAATCTACTTGACGCAGTTTGCGGATGTTAATATCGTCCACAGACGTGATGAATTCCGTGCCCAAAAAATCATTCAGAACCGAGCCTTCAAGAACGAAAAAATCAGCATCACCTGGGATTCCGTTGTGGAAGAAATCAAAGGCGACGGACAAAAAGTCACGGGTGTCGTGATCCGCAATAAGAATACCAATGAAATCCAAGAAAAAGCTGTCGATGGGGTCTTCATCTACGTAGGCATCTTGCCGCAATCGGATGCTTTCCTTGATTTGGGGATCACGGATGAAGAAGGTTGGATCATCACGAATGAGCACATGGAAACGGCCATACCGGGTATCTTTGCCATCGGGGATGTGCGCCAGAAGCTTCTGCGCCAAATCACGACCGCAGTTGGTGATGGTGGTGAAGCCGGGAACCGTGCTTTTGCCTACATCGAAGATCTGCATGACCGCTTGGCAGCTGCTGAAGCGGCTGCCGAGACTGTGGATTGA
- the galU gene encoding UTP--glucose-1-phosphate uridylyltransferase GalU, whose translation MKKVRKAVIPAAGFGTRFLPATKAMAKEMLPIVDKPTIQFIVEEAIASGIEDILIVTGKSKRPIEDHFDSNIELEANLREKGKNELLELVQETTGLRIHFVRQSYPLGLGHAVLQAKAFVGDEPFVVMLGDDLMEDEVPLTKQLMDAYERTHASNIAVMEVPHEETSKYGIIDPDQELEPGLFNVRRFVEKPNPEDAPSNLAIIGRYLLTPEIFEILENQNPGAGGEIQLTDAIDTLNQTQRVFAKRFDGKRFDVGDKFGFLTTSISYGLTHPEIKDKLKNYLVELGEKLATEDEGK comes from the coding sequence ATGAAGAAAGTCAGAAAAGCAGTGATTCCTGCTGCGGGATTCGGAACGCGTTTTTTACCGGCAACGAAAGCGATGGCAAAAGAAATGTTGCCGATCGTCGATAAACCTACCATACAATTCATCGTTGAAGAAGCGATCGCATCAGGAATCGAAGATATCCTGATCGTAACCGGGAAAAGCAAACGTCCAATCGAAGACCATTTTGATTCAAATATCGAGTTGGAAGCGAATCTGCGTGAAAAAGGCAAAAATGAATTGCTTGAATTGGTTCAGGAAACGACCGGTTTACGCATCCATTTCGTCCGTCAGTCTTATCCATTGGGATTGGGCCATGCGGTTCTGCAGGCAAAAGCTTTTGTCGGGGATGAGCCCTTCGTGGTCATGCTTGGGGATGATCTGATGGAAGATGAAGTTCCCTTGACCAAGCAGTTGATGGACGCTTATGAGCGCACCCATGCTTCGAATATTGCTGTCATGGAAGTGCCGCACGAAGAAACATCCAAATACGGCATCATCGATCCGGATCAAGAACTGGAACCTGGCTTGTTCAACGTCCGCAGGTTCGTCGAAAAACCGAATCCGGAAGATGCACCGAGCAATTTGGCGATCATCGGCCGCTACTTGCTGACTCCGGAAATTTTCGAAATTTTGGAAAATCAGAATCCGGGTGCCGGCGGGGAAATCCAATTGACCGATGCCATCGATACGTTGAACCAAACACAGCGCGTCTTCGCAAAACGCTTCGACGGCAAGCGCTTTGACGTCGGAGACAAATTCGGATTCCTGACGACAAGCATTTCCTACGGCTTGACCCATCCGGAAATAAAGGATAAATTGAAAAATTACCTTGTGGAGCTGGGTGAAAAGTTGGCTACCGAGGATGAAGGCAAATAG
- the liaX gene encoding daptomycin-sensing surface protein LiaX, which produces MNERDRILTLVREGIITTEEALVLLENLAKREGKDAVKLNQQQDFTDAPDNSSAAAAQKEQVSVQEREDRKNLEKILDELASEISYFSSQIDAKGEALQMLKKQINDKTEKRQELATADELGDLTGEQEITLIRLDEELEGLRGQAVALEAEKVEMEQKMRSLKKEHVENSVKSFGEKLGKKEEWKDTATNFTERLTKAGAQLSKFLTDTVQTVAENVDWKDTDFNIKIPGLITSKFQHEFTFDQNTATILDFQLANGNVTLQSWDNETISVAADVKIYGKTEEATAKEAFDARSTLVMDEDKFTFRVPNKRVKCDIVVSLPKREYDYVAIKMLNGHATLKNIEGKDFYIKSTNGNMVISGLKAIMLETDGVNGNLDVSESTIVDVLAKTINGSLTIKSDVISATVSVVNGDVKLSYPGINAKQIQASSVNGSVKLSLPAAKSAEVKASSSLGKIMNRMENIEIIRQKNEHTNKYLEFRRMDEESPVMVELKTTTGNIFLKNN; this is translated from the coding sequence ATGAATGAAAGAGACCGAATTTTGACGTTGGTAAGAGAAGGCATCATCACTACTGAAGAAGCTTTGGTACTTTTGGAGAATTTAGCCAAGCGCGAAGGAAAAGATGCAGTGAAATTGAATCAACAACAAGATTTCACCGATGCACCCGATAATTCATCAGCCGCCGCAGCGCAAAAGGAACAAGTATCGGTTCAAGAACGTGAAGACCGCAAAAATTTGGAAAAGATTTTGGATGAGTTGGCCAGTGAGATTTCCTACTTCTCCTCTCAGATAGATGCAAAAGGCGAAGCGCTCCAAATGCTGAAGAAACAAATCAACGACAAAACTGAGAAAAGGCAAGAATTGGCGACAGCCGATGAACTGGGCGATTTGACGGGAGAACAGGAAATCACCTTGATACGCCTGGACGAAGAGCTGGAGGGTCTCCGTGGACAAGCAGTCGCATTGGAAGCTGAAAAAGTCGAGATGGAACAAAAAATGCGCAGCCTCAAAAAAGAGCATGTGGAAAACAGTGTGAAATCCTTCGGCGAGAAACTGGGCAAAAAAGAGGAATGGAAAGACACAGCCACCAATTTCACGGAACGTCTCACCAAAGCGGGCGCACAATTAAGCAAGTTTTTGACCGATACGGTGCAAACGGTCGCAGAGAATGTCGATTGGAAAGATACTGATTTCAATATCAAGATTCCAGGATTGATCACCAGCAAATTCCAGCATGAATTCACATTCGATCAAAACACAGCGACGATCCTGGATTTTCAGTTGGCAAACGGCAATGTGACGTTGCAGAGCTGGGATAACGAAACCATTTCGGTCGCCGCGGATGTGAAGATTTACGGGAAAACCGAAGAAGCGACAGCGAAGGAAGCATTCGACGCGCGCAGCACGCTGGTGATGGATGAGGATAAATTCACTTTCCGCGTTCCGAACAAACGGGTGAAGTGCGATATTGTCGTCTCCCTACCGAAACGCGAATACGATTACGTCGCAATCAAAATGTTGAACGGGCATGCGACTCTGAAAAACATCGAAGGAAAAGATTTCTACATCAAATCCACGAACGGCAATATGGTGATCTCAGGGCTCAAAGCCATCATGTTGGAGACGGACGGCGTCAATGGAAACCTGGATGTCTCAGAAAGCACGATTGTTGATGTGCTGGCGAAGACCATCAACGGCAGTCTGACGATCAAGAGCGATGTCATCAGCGCAACGGTTTCCGTTGTGAACGGCGACGTGAAACTGTCTTATCCGGGAATCAATGCCAAACAGATACAAGCCAGCTCCGTCAATGGTTCCGTCAAGCTGTCTTTGCCGGCTGCCAAAAGTGCAGAAGTGAAAGCCAGCAGTTCCTTAGGGAAAATCATGAACCGGATGGAGAACATCGAAATCATCCGTCAAAAAAATGAGCACACCAACAAGTATCTGGAATTCAGACGAATGGACGAGGAATCGCCGGTTATGGTAGAATTAAAGACAACAACAGGAAACATATTCTTAAAAAATAACTAA